One window from the genome of Geitlerinema sp. PCC 9228 encodes:
- a CDS encoding MBL fold metallo-hydrolase, with protein MATLKRRRSENVEGDFYVDSSCIDCDTCRWMAPSVFHQDGDQSAVYHQPETEEERQAAVEALLSCPTASIGTVEPPSDIKKIQQEFPLPVADNVYHCGYHAESSFGAASYLIRREDGNILVDSPRFAAPLVKRLEALGGVRYLYLTHRDDVADHQKFHDRFGCDRILHEDDITNNTSDVEIPLSGSEPVQLAPDLFIIPVPGHTRGHTVLLYNNKFLFSGDHLAWSPNLQHLFAFRRLCWYCWEKQIESMRELANYSFEWVLPGHGRRFHSDRKTIAQQMQQCVAWMEQNC; from the coding sequence ACGACGGCGTTCGGAAAACGTAGAAGGCGATTTTTATGTAGATTCAAGTTGTATCGACTGCGATACTTGTCGGTGGATGGCACCCAGTGTCTTCCATCAAGATGGCGACCAGTCTGCGGTTTACCACCAACCGGAAACAGAGGAAGAACGCCAGGCGGCTGTGGAAGCTCTGCTATCCTGTCCTACAGCATCCATTGGTACGGTGGAACCGCCGTCGGATATTAAAAAAATTCAGCAAGAATTTCCGCTGCCCGTTGCTGACAATGTGTATCATTGTGGATATCATGCCGAATCCTCGTTTGGAGCAGCGAGTTATTTGATTCGGCGGGAAGACGGCAATATTTTGGTGGATTCGCCGCGATTTGCTGCGCCTTTGGTCAAACGTTTGGAAGCTTTGGGAGGGGTTCGGTATTTGTACTTAACCCATCGCGACGATGTGGCAGACCATCAGAAGTTTCACGATCGCTTCGGTTGCGATCGCATTCTCCACGAAGATGATATCACAAACAACACCAGCGATGTGGAGATTCCTCTGTCGGGTTCCGAGCCAGTGCAACTGGCACCGGATTTGTTCATTATACCCGTTCCCGGACACACGCGGGGACATACGGTGTTGCTCTACAACAATAAATTTCTGTTTTCTGGAGACCATCTAGCTTGGTCGCCAAATTTGCAACATCTCTTTGCTTTCCGTCGCCTGTGTTGGTATTGTTGGGAAAAACAGATCGAATCTATGCGGGAACTTGCCAACTACTCTTTTGAATGGGTGTTACCCGGTCACGGTCGCCGCTTTCACAGCGATCGCAAAACCATAGCACAGCAAATGCAGCAATGTGTGGCTTGGATGGAACAAAACTGTTAA